Genomic segment of Mucilaginibacter sabulilitoris:
CAATACAATTGCCCAAACATTTACAGAGCGCTTAACTTCTTCAGGTTCTTCTTCAACATATTCCTGGGGCTGCCCTTCTTCCGTAACCAGCGTTGCAGACATTGCCACCGGCAGCGGAGGCGGAACGGCTTTTTCAGGTTCCTGGTTTAATTTTTTAATGGCGATGGGGGCATAGCCGTAAAAATCGGGCCCATCACTATGTTTTTCCTGGGGTTTAAACGCAACCTGGCCCTGATCCATATAAAACCAGCCCAGATTTGAAAATGCAACCTCGTTAAAAGCAATCTCCTGCTTTAAAGCGGTAATATATTTCTCGGTGAAATATTTAGATGATGCCAGCGAGATCTTTTTCTTTTCGGCAATATATTGTACCAGGATATCATCTTCTTCTAACAGTTCGGGATTGAACTGTATCTGATAACCCGGTGGATAAAACTTGCCCTCCGCATCATTATAATAGCCATTTACGCGAACCTGTGCAAAGTGACCAAGGCCGGGTACGCTTACTTTACCATGCCTACCTAACAGTTCACTTAAATAATTGGCTATATCCATTCGTTAAAAATACGGTTAATTATAAAACATCAAAAGGCTTAAAAAGAATACCCAACGCCGCCAAAGATATTAAATCCGTAGTTAGGATAGTATAACCAGTTTGAATAACCTGTGTTCAGAATATTGTTTGCCTGTACAAATACCGATATTTTTTTGGTTGCTTTATATTCTACGCCACCGCTTACATCAGCAAACGATGCGATAGGTTTTTGAACCATTACAGAATTGCCTCCACCTGGTGCAATAGCAAATACCCTGTCATTTGTTGCTCCGCGGAACATTAATGAACCGGTAACGCTTATTTTATCGTCAATGTGGATAGTTGTTCCGGCCGTTAACAGGAATTTTGGCAGGTTCCATGGCTGCGCTTCGGTAGCCATTTTGTAGTCCTTAACCTCTACGCGGCCAAAAATATTAAAGTCATCACTGGCTTTAAAATCAAGTTCGCCGTTAAAGCCTGTTACACGCGCTTTACCATCGTCATATATCACTTTAAACTTGTTTACCTCGGTATCAAAGTTGCTTACAAACAGCGGCATGTTCTTGATGCTGTTACGGAATACGGCTGCCTTAAAGCTTAACCCCGGTGCAAGCGTTCCTTTTAAACCGGCGCTGATATCCAGCTGGTCAACCGAGTTCTTGATATCGATATTTTGACCTATGAACGGATTGATATTAGCAAAATCGCGAAGAGAGGAACGGTTAACATCGCCTTTGGCCTCTACAAACAAGCGTACGTATTTTGGTACTACCTGCACCTCTAACTTGGCAGCCGGGAAGATGTAAAACTTGCCAAACTCACCAAACTCTTTTACAATGTTTACACCCGCGTCGATTTTATAATTAGTACCCTGGAACTTAATGTACGGGTTAAGCCTTACAATATTATTGCTTATACTGTAAAGACTGTCTTTCTGGCTATTGATATCAAGGGATGCACTTAAGCCCGCATAAAACTGCTTAACGGTTTGGTTCAAAAAGCCTGAAATTACAAAGTTGTTTTCCCTGGCCTGGTACGCGTTGCTAAAGGCGTATCCTTTTACTTTTAAGGCGTAGGTAAAATCATTCTCTACATCCTTATAGTTTTTTGCCAGTTCGGCTTCGGCACCAATGGTATTGAAATGTTGTTTGCCGGGGATAAAGCTGGCATCAGGCGCTTGAGATTGATCATAGCCATAAAAATTGGTACCCAAACGGTTATAGGTGATACGACCACTGATGTTATTATCGCCGAGTATGCTTTTGCCAAATACACCTACATCATCGCGGCTTTGGCTTTGTTTTTCTAATGACCCAGATTGTGAAAAGTGTTTCAGATAGCCGCCAACCTGCAGGGCCTCATCGCGTCCGTTGGCAAAGTACGCTTCGCCAAAAAACGTTTTTAAATTTCCTATACCTGCTTTAACATAGTTGTTTTCAAGTATAGAATCCTGTTCAGGTGGTCTTTTCATCGCTTCCAGTTGCCTGATCTCAGAATTTTGCTCCTGTCTTTTATCCAAAGGAGCGTATACCAGTGGTGCCTTAAAAGGTACTTTATCTTCCAGATCAGGGTTTCGGCGTATTTTTACCGCATCGGCCAATACCGGTTTATAAGCCGTAGTAACTACAATCTCTTCAGAAAGACTGCCGCCGCTATCGGGGTTATTGTCTTTGCCTCCGCCTTTTTTGGTGGTATCGGCAGTAGCTTTAGCCGCCGCGTCGCCTAAGTTCTTTGATGCTGCCGTAGCGGTTTTTTTTGCAGGGGCAGTTGTTTTTTTAGGAGCCGGCGTTTTGGCCGCAGGC
This window contains:
- a CDS encoding porin family protein, encoding MKLKYIYTLLTLIIALYFVPAHAQTKKPVKKATTKAATKKVKKPAAKTPAPKKTTAPAKKTATAASKNLGDAAAKATADTTKKGGGKDNNPDSGGSLSEEIVVTTAYKPVLADAVKIRRNPDLEDKVPFKAPLVYAPLDKRQEQNSEIRQLEAMKRPPEQDSILENNYVKAGIGNLKTFFGEAYFANGRDEALQVGGYLKHFSQSGSLEKQSQSRDDVGVFGKSILGDNNISGRITYNRLGTNFYGYDQSQAPDASFIPGKQHFNTIGAEAELAKNYKDVENDFTYALKVKGYAFSNAYQARENNFVISGFLNQTVKQFYAGLSASLDINSQKDSLYSISNNIVRLNPYIKFQGTNYKIDAGVNIVKEFGEFGKFYIFPAAKLEVQVVPKYVRLFVEAKGDVNRSSLRDFANINPFIGQNIDIKNSVDQLDISAGLKGTLAPGLSFKAAVFRNSIKNMPLFVSNFDTEVNKFKVIYDDGKARVTGFNGELDFKASDDFNIFGRVEVKDYKMATEAQPWNLPKFLLTAGTTIHIDDKISVTGSLMFRGATNDRVFAIAPGGGNSVMVQKPIASFADVSGGVEYKATKKISVFVQANNILNTGYSNWLYYPNYGFNIFGGVGYSF
- a CDS encoding HU domain-containing protein encodes the protein MDIANYLSELLGRHGKVSVPGLGHFAQVRVNGYYNDAEGKFYPPGYQIQFNPELLEEDDILVQYIAEKKKISLASSKYFTEKYITALKQEIAFNEVAFSNLGWFYMDQGQVAFKPQEKHSDGPDFYGYAPIAIKKLNQEPEKAVPPPLPVAMSATLVTEEGQPQEYVEEEPEEVKRSVNVWAIVLIVAVVIAVAVFGLYKYNPALFGADQQATKTAAEQPKDQPTTKADTVIPDTTQTAPPVLDTPSKAISKPDAALDKTAANTTDTTAVPEYVIFAGSFKKQATSDLAIKNYKSIGIDARTLNGPGTGKLIKVVIGHFNTYKEGETLRLKLVKSGKLRKDSYTQIINQKK